From a single Nymphaea colorata isolate Beijing-Zhang1983 chromosome 4, ASM883128v2, whole genome shotgun sequence genomic region:
- the LOC116252809 gene encoding uncharacterized membrane protein At1g75140-like — protein MGECLTRLLVLLIALICNVHVRGGFLLSEETCPVEPLELKCLQCYQNLLIRQEAQLKKLESLVENLRESISRMELQRSDSNSKASSPPKIQEESVEDQRISKEREVVASVEVQEKATAPSENRVSRKKDGDRLKGGISVTKYRPTWQERFQFLSAVKLDFEVTCINVLPFEDVEGTSKYIAVGDRRGRVYLLLSNGDVIAEFPTLSSAGVTSMLSYMYFERNEGVLVTGHSDGSILVHRIWEGSNGGGSNGEDGSYLSIEHLRTLVLPPKGERVADGPVSDEDSAVVLLEVHQIGRMRYVLGCNARGRIQVFKENGTLYGTAVSSSRPLAFFRQRLLFLTESGAGSLDLRNMVIREGECDGLNGSLVKNYAFDVSERSKAYGFTSDGDIVHVVLLGDVINFKCRVRAKKKSELDGPLGAHSIKGYLLAVNSDKVFVYNISSQIYVRGGSLRPLFSATVDEIVSSFSDSPARLEDIRKPSITGNRERLVVLGLGNGYVGIYRSNLPVLKAEFNSILWSGPVLLFILFLVVVWQFLGKRRDALALWGPDDTFNMGVAGSSSTLLGPGHADRTFEDASRTDGRDLRDPFRGRARRYGSPSRYPPENTSFTSGSAMAFRSSSTVSAFRATADLNYRAPKVEAAGFHQRREPLFAHTQVVEDTIR, from the coding sequence ATGGGGGAATGCTTGACGAGATTGTTGGTGCTTCTTATCGCTTTGATTTGTAATGTTCACGTAAGAGGCGGTTTCCTCCTTTCTGAGGAAACATGCCCTGTTGAGCCCTTGGAATTGAAATGCCTCCAGTGTTACCAAAACCTCTTGATTAGACAAGAAGCCCAATTAAAGAAACTGGAATCGCTGGTTGAAAACCTGAGAGAATCCATAAGTAGGATGGAATTACAGCGTTCAGATTCCAATAGTAAGGCGAGTTCTCCTCCCAAAATTCAGGAGGAGAGCGTGGAAGATCAGAGGATTAGCAAAGAGCGGGAGGTGGTGGCCAGTGTTGAAGTACAAGAAAAAGCAACGGCACCATCGGAGAATCGGGTGTCACGCAAAAAAGATGGTGACAGGTTGAAGGGTGGAATTTCAGTGACCAAGTATAGACCAACTTGGCAAgagcgatttcaatttctttcgGCTGTTAAGCTCGATTTCGAGGTGACTTGCATAAATGTCTTGCCCTTTGAAGATGTCGAGGGGACTAGCAAGTACATCGCAGTAGGGGATCGGAGGGGAAGAGTGTATCTTTTACTGTCTAATGGCGACGTCATAGCGGAGTTCCCTACATTGTCGAGTGCGGGGGTGACTTCAATGCTCTCGTACATGTACTTCGAAAGGAATGAGGGTGTCCTGGTGACAGGACACAGCGATGGATCCATCCTGGTGCACAGGATATGGGAAGGAAGTAACGGAGGAGGAAGCAATGGAGAGGACGGGTCATATTTGTCGATCGAACATTTGCGGACTCTTGTTCTGCCGCCTAAAGGCGAAAGGGTGGCAGATGGCCCTGTCTCAGATGAGGATTCTGCTGTGGTTCTTTTGGAAGTTCATCAGATTGGTAGGATGAGATACGTATTAGGATGCAATGCAAGGGGCAGAATTCAGGTTTTTAAGGAGAATGGTACTCTGTATGGAACTGCGGTTTCGTCCAGTCGGCCTCTTGCCTTTTTCAGGCAGCGGTTACTGTTTCTTACTGAGAGTGGAGCAGGATCTTTGGACTTGAGAAACATGGTCATCAGGGAGGGTGAGTGTGATGGGCTTAATGGGTCGCTGGTAAAGAATTACGCATTTGATGTATCTGAGCGCTCAAAAGCATATGGATTTACTTCGGATGGTGATATTGTGCACGTAGTTCTTCTGGGTGACGTTATCAATTTCAAGTGCAGAGTGAGGGCCAAGAAGAAATCTGAATTGGACGGGCCTTTGGGAGCTCACTCCATCAAAGGATACCTTCTGGCTGTGAATTCTGATAAGGTCTTCGTGTATAATATTTCTTCTCAGATTTACGTTAGGGGTGGAAGTCTGAGGCCACTTTTCTCAGCAACCGTCGATGAGATTGTGTCTTCATTTTCAGATTCGCCAGCTCGTCTTGAAGATATTAGAAAGCCGTCCATCACAGGCAACCGCGAAAGGCTTGTGGTTCTTGGCCTAGGAAATGGGTATGTCGGGATCTACCGTTCTAATCTTCCTGTTCTTAAGGCAGAGTTCAATAGTATACTGTGGAGTGGACCGGTTCTTCTATTTATTCTGTTCCTAGTTGTGGTTTGGCAATTCTTGGGGAAGAGAAGAGATGCTCTTGCACTTTGGGGCCCTGATGATACATTTAACATGGGAGTTGCAGGTTCTTCTAGCACTTTATTAGGTCCTGGCCATGCAGACAGAACTTTCGAGGATGCCTCCAGAACTGATGGTAGAGATCTGCGAGATCCCTTTAGGGGCAGAGCAAGAAGATATGGTTCTCCGTCCCGATACCCTCCGGAAAACACGAGCTTCACTAGTGGCAGTGCCATGGCATTCAGGTCAAGTTCTACAGTTTCTGCATTCAGAGCAACTGCAGACTTGAATTACAGAGCTCCGAAAGTCGAAGCAGCAGGTTTCCACCAAAGAAGGGAGCCTTTATTTGCTCACACTCAAGTTGTGGAGGATACCATTCGCTGA